CCTATAAAATAGTGAACATCATTTAATAACCCCTgagatatatatatggatatagatACACATGTAAATATATGTTTAGAAAGGTGATACAACTTATCTGtagtataaaaatgtatgttttagtACATTCTAGCACACAGCGACTTCTACGCTACACAAAACATACGGTGCTGAGGGAAGGCGTTCTTTTTCCAGGGTCCACaggggggcgtagttttaagggcaagaatttccccgCGCAtaccccctcccctctctctccatccgggagatttaacggtttatgtttgaatttcacggggtgggaagaaactaagagtcaatcaccccagGGGAAGTTCTAAGGagctcctttcattggccaggggtcttggagaaggCGGGGCTTCCTCGCAGGTTAGAAGCCcgcttcttccacaccccttcggaccccactttctacaaacacttttcaGTCCGGCATTTACTGCGCGCTACGCCACGGTCCCCTCTCTAATTCTTGAGAGGgctggagaccaagaacctggagaaacgtcctctcaggggtgctgagggcaccctgaacccctgaaccccaatacTACATTTTGGCGAGCCAGCCAGGAAAGGGGTACAGACAGAGAAGACAACGTAAAAATCGTGAGTCAAACCAGCGCCGTTCTGTCCTGTCTCTGAGAACAGCTGAAGCTGCCGCAGTCAGGCAGGGCAGTGGGAAACCAGGCAAGGGGTctgggggcggggaggaggggGGCAGCCTCGGAGGCACCACCCAGGCCCGGGAGGCACCACCCAGCCCCGGAGGCTCCACCCAACCCGGGAGGCTCCACCCAGCCCCGGAGGCTCCACCCAGCCCCGGGAGGCACCACCCAGCCCCGGGAGGCACCACCCAGCCCCGGAGGCTCCACCCAGCCCGGGAGGCACCACCCAGGCCCGGAGGCTCCACCCAGGCCCGGAGGCTCCACCCAGCCCCGGAGGCTCCACCCAGGCCCGGAGGCTCCACCCAGCCCAGGAGGCACCACCCAGCCCCGGAGGCTCCACCCAGCCCCGGAGGCCCCACCCAGCCCGTCTTAAGCGGCGCAGCCCAGCAAGCGTGAAAAGTGAAGTGTTTTTACCTTGAAGCGCTCTTTCTGCTTTCCGTCTCCTTCTCCGTCCTTCGCATAGTATCTCTTGGACTCAAACCTGAGGGAGCCCCAGGGGCGGAGGGGCGAGCACCGTCCGCGGGAACAGCCCAGCCCCGGGCGGAACTGAGTGCGCAGCCGTGCGCTGGAGAAAACAGCGGGGAGGGGCGCGAGCCCGGGGAAGGGGGCAGCCTGGCGGTGGCTCCGGCCGGCTTCTCCGGcgctccccagccccaggcagcagGGGAGAGGCTCCCCAGGGCGTCTGCCTGCGGGCCGCGGGTCCCCGTGTGGGCAGTAGCGCGGGAAGCGGCCCAGGCGTGCGAGCGGTTCTGGCGGCGTCAACATGGCGACCGAAAGCCGCGGGGCGAGGGAGCGCACGGGGCCGGCGGCAGCTGTGAACACGCTTTAAATTGGCACGACGAGGGGCCGTTTGGCTCAGCTGGGGCGGCTCCGGGCGCGGACGCTCATTGGAAACGCAGCTGAAGAACCTTTCTGCCTCCCGTCCACGCGAGGGGCCGGCTGTGCAGCTGCTTAGGGGGTAGGGCCGGCAGGTGCAAGGTTGCGGGTTTGAATCCCTGGGGCAGCCAGCCTTGAAGTGGGGAGATCTTTGGGGGAAATTCAGAAGCTGAAGGCTGTGGGACTTTGTGTTTGGTGTATAATTTGTCTTTCTTAGGATTCGCTCTCTGCGGCAGAACTTTCCCATCTAGAAAATCATAGTTAAagcagttcctgggccaaatAGTCAATGGCAGGTCTCACAACCTAAGGGCATTTTCctgcaagggaaggtgggttaggggagaagaggcccgggtcctgagggtccttaagggcattttcctacaagggaagacgGGTTAGGGGAGAagaggcccgggtcctgagggtccttaagggcattttcctacaagggaaggtgggttaggggagaagaggcccgggtcctgagggtccttaagggcattttcctacaagggaagacgGGTTAGGGGAGAagaggcccgggtcctgagggtccttaaggacattttcctacaagggaaggtgggttaggggagaggaggcccgggtcctgagggtccttaagggcattttcctacaagggaagacgggttaggggagaggaggccgggtcctgagggtccttaaggacattttcctacaagggaaggtgggttaggggagaggaggcccgggtcctgagggtccttaagggcattttcctacaagggaaggtgggttaggggagaggaggcccgggtcctgagggtccttaagggcattttcctacaagggaagacgggttaggggagaggagacccgggtcctgagggtccttaaggacattttcctacaagggaaggtgggttaggggagaggaggcctggtcctgagggtccttaagggcattttcctgcaagggaaggtgggttaggggagaggagacccgggtcctgagggtccttaagggcattttcctacaagggaagacgggttaggggagaggaggcccgggtcctgagggtccttaaggacattttcctacaagggaaggtgggttaggggagaggagacccgggtcctgagggtccttaagggcactttcctacaagggaaggtgggttaggggagaggagacccgggtcctgagggtccttaaggacattttcctacaaggggagatgggttaggggagaggaggcccgggtcctgagggtccttaaggacattttcctacaagggaaggtgggttaggggagaggaggcccgggtcctgagggtccttaaggacattttcctacaagggaaggtgggttaggggagaggagacccgggtcctgagggtccttaagggcactttcctacaagggaaggtgggttaggggagaggagacccgggtcctgagggtccttaaggacattttcctacaaggggagatgggttaggggagaggaggcccgggtcctgagggtccttaaggacattttcctacaagggaaggtgggttaggggagaggaggcccgggtcctgagggtccttaaggacattttcctacaagggaaggtgggttaggggagaggaggcccgggtcctgagggtccttaaggacattttcctacaaggggagatgggttaggggagaggaggcccgggtcctgagggtccttaaggacattttcctacaagggaaggtgggttaggggagaggaggcccgggtcctgagggtccttaaggacattttcctacaagggaaggtgggttaggggagaggagacccgggtcctgagggtccttaagggcattttcctacaagggaaggtgggttaggggagaggaggcccgggtcctgagggtccttaagggcattttcctacaagggaaggtgggttaggggagaggaggcccgggtcctgagggtccttaagagCATTTTCctgcaagggaaggtgggttaggggagaggaggcccgggtcctgagggtccttaaggacattttcctacaagggaaggtgggttaggggagaggaggcccgggtcctgagggtccttaaggacattttcctacaagggaaggtgggttaggggagaggaggcccgggtcctgagggtccttaaggacattttcctacaagggaaggtgggttaggggagaggaggctgggTCCTGAGGGTCCctaagggcattttcctacaagAGGAGATGGGTTAGGGAAGAGGAGGCCCAGGTCCTGAGGGTATTGTCCCTGCCTCGGCCACGTGGCCTGCCTTctttgagctgtgagctctaacGGGCCCTCGCTAGAAGTTTACCCTTCTGGGGCAGGTTTATTATCCGGCCTGTGTAAATTGGACTTTTGCTGGGAAGTATTGGCACCCACCTCCTGAGCCTCAGTGGCCTTGTTGGGGCTCGTTGGTATGTGACTACCCACCCACCCAACAGCCCCTCTCGATCCACACCTCTGTGGGAGTCACTGGAGCTCATGCAGGCAGTGAGGGGGTCCCGTGACCTGGTAGGCCGTGACTGGAATCCAGCACATGGGAGGACGCATCTTGGGCACATGAAATTTCAGGGTACTGACTGAAAGACGTTTCATTTCAGTACCCATTTTACCTGGGGGACACCTCAGGTCTAAGTGGCTGTAATTTCTTTAGCTGGGGTGCGGGCATCCCTTGTGTTCGATTTCTGATGGGTGCTTCTATTCCCAAGCTCAAGCCTCCATTAAACTGTATACTGGAAATTTGGACCAATTTAGCACACAGTCTTTAAAGAagaaactgtatattttttctctgtcaAACAGTGTGGCCAAGTTACCCTCTGCCAAGTGGAAAACCTAACCCCCTAAGGGAAGGGAATAACCCAAAAGTTTTCCTGGATTGATTGCAGGACGCTTAAGGAAGTACACCAccctgtcaccagactccatagagggtcagttaatactaaaggacaagtttattaCTTAGCCCCAGGTATCAGGAAGAAGCTCCAGAAACTGGCCTTGGGGCCGACGCAGAGTCTAGAATCATTACTGAACCAGGCAACCTCCGTGTTTTATAATGGAGGCCAGGAGGGACAGGCTGAAAGGAATGGGAGAGCTCAGCCTCCGTCATGGCtttcaggcaagcagacccaGGGGCTCAGATGAGGGAAGGGCTTGGGGTAGCTGCTAGCCTGGCAGAACTTGTTATCAGAGCGGTCTGAagggacattttataagaaattgtccGCAGAGGAATGGTCCACCATCTCCTCCATGCCCGCTGTGCCAAGGGAATCACTGGAGagcacactgtcccaggggatGAAGGTCCCCAGGGCCTGAGGGGTCTGACCAGATGACCCAATGGCAGGACTGAGGATTCCTGGAGCAAGTGCCAGCAGGAGCCGTCACCCTCACAGAGCCCGGGGAAAGCTGGCCACAGAGGTCCAGGAAGTTAATCTCTTAGACACCGCATGGCCTTCTCAgtttctctcctgccctggagGCTTGGTGCTTGTTAAttctctcccctcagactctccctctctagACCCATCCTGGGATCTACACCTGTGTTCCAACAGAAGTTGGGTTTTCCTGTTCAGAGAGGGGGATTGAGGGAAGCTGTTCTCTTTCCAGGGTCCACAGGGGGGCGTAGTTTTAAAAGCTAGACTACCCAGCGCCATGCCCCCCATCCCATCTCTCTCTATCCAGATTTATTCACGAAcgcgggaagaaactaagagtcagtcactccagtggaagttctaaggaactcctttcattggcctggggtcttggagaaggtgggggttcctcccaggttagaAGCCCCCTTCTTACACActcctttggactccatgtttgggtcccttGCAGGAAcgctcccttcgtggaagccgtctttccctctcctggatttcccctctggagttcccttccacactctctcgtggaagcctgtcttccctcctaaactccatctctattcccttccactcagtgcggaagctgctttcctctcctggattccatctttctcgattctctcagtgtgagagttagcagtctctctctctctctctcccccccccttcctctctctccctctctaaatcactttctacaaacacttttgagtctggcatttactgtgcactgtgcccttgtcccctctctcattcttgacaGGGCAGGAGACCAAAAACCTGGacaaacatcctctcaggggagctgagggcaccctgaaccccaatacTACAGTCCCATAGCTTCAAAGTATTGTTTTCTGTTATGGCTACATTGAATGCCAAATGGGTAGGGACAAATTTGTGGCACTAGTAATTATTCTTCTGTTGCTTGTTTAGAAACatgaaagataaatatattttgttttagtagagggATCCAAGTTTGattagataaattaaaaaattaaaagatattgaCATTTCTAAACCAcaagaaaaatgatgaattcagCAGTTTAAATTGGACAAGTTTTTATCTCTAAGATTGCTTGAAATATCTAGTgctggtaaaaataaaatattacacagtATCCACTAGTAAAGTTTTAGTCTGGAGTATTAAacttattctaaataaatataattctctGTTTTAGACTCTTTGCAATATTGTGGAATGCTCCTTTAGTAAGCCATGCTACATTATTATTCATCCCAACTCACTAAGCTAAAGGAACACCAAAATTAGAACACCAAAGGACCAAAATTAAGGTCAAAGAGACTTTTATTCCATACTAAATACATTGTTCTAATAACTCCTTAAGAATTGGTCACCTTCTTCTCTGCTCTCTCTGAGTTGTCATATTTTAATTGTGTGATCTGTCTATCTCTGTCTTGAATTACTGGCTGTGAATTGTGTGTTTCTTTTAGGGACAATTGGTAGACCAGGGGAGGGGCCACAGCCAATAGTTGAACTTCTGTGGGGAACTACAAAGAGGAAGCAGTGACCTGAGTTGTTAATTACATTCCTGAGAGCAGAGGACAGAGCTCCTGGCTTATGACAAAAGGTTTTCATTAGATAAGACCTTGTCTTTGTAGTATTGTTAGACCTAGGAAGTAAGTACAGACAACTCCTACAGTATCATAGAAGCCAACATGAAATACAGAAAACCTGAAAATTGTCAAAAGGATAATATAGGATTTACATGCATTATTAATTTCCCTTAGGCTCAAGCATTATGAGTTTGGAAGTAGTCTTGAAGTTCATCacttaataatataaataatatatttattgtcAATTCTGAGCATTAGAGGAAAAAATGGCAACATTGAGGATATGACTTGTAAAGTTGGGATACTAGTAACAAGCTTTAGCTTCCCCtcaatacaaaattaaatacactttccattgaaatgattttaatataagaaaatgcaCTTATTTCATGTTTTAAGAATAGAAACAAAAGATACCCTcaaaaatgttactgatttttttctactatGATTTCTTGATTAcacttttaatttattcatataatttCATGTCATTGTATTTATTACATGCCAAAATTTCAAATGAGAGTCACTTTTACTGCAGAAATAAAATAGACTTGATTAATACTATTTTTACTGAAGAAGTAGGAATGTAAAAGCAGGTACTGTAATTGTTGAAATGTAATAGCtactgtttttgaaataaaacttaAGTTTGGAACAAAAAATACTGtaatttttactaaaatttagaaaagcagcaagaataaattattttattttagaaagtttatcaattatggaaaatgtttttcacaattctcatattttgctttttagttaAAGTCTGGGGATATAACCAGCATGATAACTTTAGCAATGAAAAGGATATGAATAAACATgctttttacatatgtatatttatttgtatctgtgtatatgtgtgctttggttatatatgtttacttttattatttcagcATAAATTCAGAGCAAATATAGTTGCCAAATGCATAGTACAAATATCCCAATTTGATTTACAACAGTAAATATTCCATGATTTAAGAAATATATGATGTTATTTGAAAACTATAAGCTGTTTAGAAAATAAGAatcaaatgaaacaaatgaatcaTTATTAATTTGGGTTTTCATGGTAGCTGTGATAAtaaatcattattttgtttgtatatgtattccattttccttttattttcatgttcttttgtTCATCTACCATCTTTTACATCAAGAAagaaattaggccgggtgcggtggctcaagcctgtaatcccagcactttgggaggccgaggcgggtggatcacgaggtcaagagatcgagaccatcctgatcaacatggtgaaaccccatctctactaaagatacaaaaaattagctgggtatggtggcgcgtgcctgtaatcccagctactcaggaggctgaggcaggagaattgcctgaacccaggaggtggaggttgcggtgagccgagatcatgccattgcactccagcctgggtaacaagagcgaaactccgtctcaaaaaaaaaaagaaaaaaaaaaaaagaaagaaattaaactaaaatactcaacaaatatttattaaacttgcTTCAAATCATCCACTTAACTGTCTATCCTCTTTTATCCTGAAATTCTTAGATTCAAAAATCTATCTTAAATTGCCAACTATATATCATATTAAGgtaatattttcttcctcataTCTTTGGCTcaatattttttgcatatttatgtaGTCATTTGAAATTAGTCCTCTAAATGTTGAACAACTTCCacaaacataaaattttactAGAAAATAGAATGAACAGTCATCTCATTAAGTTAGGTCTGTCTTCATTGTTCCCAAGAATGACATtatagtctttatttcttttttattttgccacAGTGCCATGGTTTCCCTCCTCATTTACATTTGTACAAATCTCAAGTCCTGCTGTCACTGTGAGGTTTCACTAACATGAGTTTagactattttctttcattttgtagctataaaatatatgaagcaactTGACATTTGCTCATATatctttatataattatttttctcctatgCATTCATTGTTACTGGATTAATGCTCAATCAGCTCTGGTTTCTCATGGAATAACttcaatgtttatatttatttgttcaaataaCATTTAATCTGTACCAAATAATGTATCCCATAGTTAACTAAATATATAGATACAGTTTCTGAGCTCAAGAAGCTTATAATctaataaaataccattttaagTATCTTCTTATGATCAGAAAGAAACTAAGtatataaaaagaagtaaatcaGTTGAtgtttgcaatattttaaatagtgtGTGTTAAGGTTCATATCTAAATATAAGCTATCATAAAAACATATGCACATAGGGATAAAATATTTTGGACCTTGAAGGAGAGAtgaatttattcataaaatagcATACATGTATTCctcctttatttctgaaataagtaTATATACCTCAAGTTTTCTGAAACCCTTAGGGGGGAATTTTGCTTGACTTAAAACGTCAACTGTGAGACATCTCAGCAAGTGGTGTTGAAAAGACTTATGACAGTATTGGGGATTTTTTCTGGGTAACTTCAGGGAGGACCTACGGAATCAAGAGGTTACATTGAGTTGAATGATATCAGGGTATCTCAGCAAATGTTTCCTCTGGAGAGGGCGGACTAGACTGAAGGTAGACTGTAATTAGTAAGCAGTCATCAGTTAACCATTCATATTATCCCTGAGACAGGAGATGCTTATTGCTTTGCgtctataaaatgtttatatattttattgttgttgcttaGACAGGATCACAGAGTGCTCCTGTTGTCTTTTCCTGTCCCGATCACAAAGTAATCAGGTTATCAGTAATCTGATTGGACAGTCTGTAGATCTAACTTCAATAGGAGAATGCAGAAATCTAGCTGAAGTATTAGGCCAGCTCCTGGGTGTCAGGGGCTGCCTTTCTCCTTCTCAAGAATGTAgcttggctaggcgtggtggctcacgccaataattccagcactttgggaggccgaggcgcgtggatcacgaggttaagagatcgagaccatcctggtcaacatggtgaattttttgtaaaaatacaaaaaattagctgggcatggtggctcgtgcctgtaatttcagctactcgagaggctgaggcaggagaattgcctgaacccaggaggcggaggttgtggtgagccgagatcgcgccattgcactccagcctgggtaacaagagtgaaactccgtctcaaaaaaaaagaaaacaaaaatgtagctTAAGGgagtaaaattacttttattttgattaCTAAAAACTCTATGTGGATCACACTGCACGTGAAACATCAGGATGCTCAAAAGTGAATCAGGGACCCAGCAcggtggttgatgcctgtaatcccagcgctttgggaggccaaggagggcagatcacttgaggtggggagttctagaccagcctggccaacatgatgaaactcgtctctactaaaaatacaaaaattagccaagcatggtggtgtgtgcccataatcgcagctactcgtaaaaatcgcttgaaccctggaggcggaggttgcagtgagccgagatcgcgctactgccgtccagtctaggtgacagagtgagattccattccccaccataaaaaaaaaaaagtgaatcagACTTTATCTGGAGATATAGATAGAAGAATATTTTGGAGGTGGttagaaaaagacatttatttaaaaatatattagaactAGATATAATTTGTGAGTAATTGGTTATATTAATGTTacggcaattttatttttgtttaataaaataaacaaaaagtcagATTcattgaaactttctttttttttttttttttttctttttgagatggagtttctctcttgttacccaggctagagtgcaatggcgcgatcttggctcaccgcaacctccgcctcctgggttcaggcaattctcctgcctcagcctcccgagtagctgggattaccggcacgcgccaccatgcccagctaatttattgtatttttagtagagacggggtttcaccatgttgaccaggatggtctcgatctcttgacctcgtgatccacctgcctcggcctcccaaagtgctgggattacaggcttgagccattgcgcctggccaaaactttCTTCTTATAGGCTTTTGCACAAACTTGTTCAAGATGTGGAAACAAGTAGCAGTGGATTCAGTGGCTCAGAATAACACATTTTCTGTTGTGGCATAACATAGATTTAGCCATTGAAAATGAATTTCTTCCTGAAGGCATATTGCTGTTTTGATGCTTGAAATTAAATCTGGCATTGCATTTATGTAGTGTGGCTTATTATTCTAACATTtggaatgagaaaactgaggcagaaggctATTCCATGTTTTGCCTGAAGAGCTGATTAAATGCAGAAACCATTACTGTTACGTTTTATATGCTGAGCCTCGTTTTACAATTTcagttattaaaagaaaatattttcaaaaatattgctAGTTTTTTAATGACAActaaagaaaagattttcaaaaatattgctaattttttaatgacaaCTAGTTGAATTAGTAAAATGAGCAAATAGTTCTGTGACGGTACAACCATAAGTAAATCTTTTACtgtgcttattttttttatatgtacAGAAGCATCATAATGAGAATGCATATTTCAAATcatgcaaataatttattttctttggtagGATATCATGTAATTTtacaatttcatatttttcaccATCCATTAAGTATCTTGTGTTTaaaatcttaggaaaaaaaaaaatcttagaaaaagtGATCACATTTTGCTAGATACCATGGTTTGAGGAtgaacattttcacattttaacttttttaattgTATGTGCACCTGTATTTTTCCAGTGACTGTCATGCAATACTCTCTAACAGGTAACTGCAAAAGGCTTGAGATAAGAATCAATACTGCTAtattaactataaaaatattttgcaatttctACTTTATACTATactatttgtatgttttctaatttccccaaaatatgataaaataccCAAAGTCTAAAATTTgccaataatttaaatgttttttgcaCGTTGTCTGACTCAGAATATTTAATTAAagcactgttttcatttttaacttattaaatttttataaatttttaattttgtttgtttgctcgtTATGGGCATATAGTTATACTCCACCACTGCTCTACATTGAtttcagcctttctttctttggtGATAAGTTTTCTAGTCTCTGACCTCCCAATGTTTTTGCTGCAGACAtggaaatacttaaaaatgtatcATAGATTTCTGCTTTAACACATTTAGAATAATCGGCtctcaaaaacattttcaatCATTGGATCTGGCAGAAACTGTTAGCTCTTTAAGGCAGAGATTGTCTTCACATTCCTAAGACTTATTATAATGCCTACCTTATTGCAGATGTTCTTTGTATAATGTATTTAAAAGATCAATGAATTAAACAAAAGATTGATAATTTTCAAAGTTAtctcttataaatatttaatttatatataaacaatttaaataaaaaattatatttcaagatAATTGataattttgtttgatttttttttaaagtcagtaaATTTAATTACGGTTAATTAATATTAATGCAAACTTTGTGCTAACGATACAATAGTTGACTCTTGCTAATGAAAACTCCAGTAGAAAATAAGGGAAAGGAATATTGAACACCCACAAGCATgacatatataaacatagattGAATCATCTACGTGAGAATAAATTACTTTGTTTAGCCTCCAACCCTGTTTGCTATCCAGCCTCTTTTCTAAGTCAGTAAATGTAATCATTATTcatcatattttttaattcagtaaactgaaaattattttattaattttttccctaCATGCATCTAAACATATCAGCaagttttaatattatatatccaaaatgtataaatTACATCTTCTTTATCATACATCACTACCATCATTTAATCCAGATTGGTTTTTACATActtgaaaaacatttgaaaaatcataTTTGAACTATTTTCCCTGCTGTCATTTTATTAATCTGTCCTCCTTCCCCTGAAAAACAAATGGTCGATTAAGATGCAAATtaagaaataagtttttatttaaaaacttatcaGTAAATTTCCATTGAATCTATAGTAGAATTTATATCTCTAACCATAATCACAATAGACCCTCTGCCTCTTTTTAACATCTCATCTTATTTCACTCATTCTTTTCACTACTGCTCAGGCACAGGAGTGTTGCTAGTTTCTTTaataat
The DNA window shown above is from Callithrix jacchus isolate 240 chromosome 18, calJac240_pri, whole genome shotgun sequence and carries:
- the LOC118149139 gene encoding uncharacterized protein LOC118149139; the encoded protein is MLTPPEPLARLGRFPRYCPHGDPRPAGRRPGEPLPCCLGLGSAGEAGRSHRQAAPFPGLAPLPAVFSSARLRTQFRPGLGCSRGRCSPLRPWGSLRFESKRYYAKDGEGDGKQKERFKVLEEAPHSLPQWLN